One genomic segment of Fusobacterium mortiferum ATCC 9817 includes these proteins:
- the rbr gene encoding rubrerythrin, with product MELKGSKTEKNLMTAFAGESEARNKYTYYASKAKKDGYEQIAKIFEETANNEKEHAKLWFKLLKGGSVPSTIDNLLDAAQGENYEWTDMYAKFAEEAREEGFLDIARTMEGVAKIEKRHEERYRKLLENIKKDMVFEREEEVAWECMNCGHIHYGKKAPKECPVCKHPGGYFMIEPKNY from the coding sequence ATGGAATTAAAAGGAAGTAAAACTGAAAAAAATCTTATGACAGCATTTGCTGGTGAGTCAGAAGCTAGAAATAAATACACTTATTATGCATCTAAAGCTAAAAAAGATGGATATGAGCAAATAGCAAAAATATTTGAAGAAACTGCTAACAACGAAAAAGAGCATGCTAAACTTTGGTTTAAATTATTAAAGGGAGGAAGTGTTCCTTCTACAATAGATAACCTTTTAGATGCTGCTCAAGGAGAAAATTACGAGTGGACTGATATGTATGCTAAATTTGCTGAAGAAGCAAGAGAAGAGGGATTCCTTGACATAGCTAGAACTATGGAAGGAGTGGCCAAAATAGAAAAAAGACATGAAGAAAGATATAGAAAACTACTTGAAAATATCAAAAAAGATATGGTATTTGAAAGAGAAGAAGAAGTAGCTTGGGAATGTATGAACTGTGGACATATTCACTATGGTAAAAAAGCTCCTAAGGAATGTCCTGTATGTAAGCATCCTGGTGGATACTTTATGATTGAGCCTAAAAACTACTAA
- a CDS encoding lysophospholipid acyltransferase family protein — translation MKNFSYKIQFIIIIFFYKLLLLFPEKMRFKFGDLLGILMYKLIKKRRLIALANLKMAFPEKDTQEIEHIAIESFKIMIKAFLCTLWFNTYLKDPKKVFVINREVVDEAYNQNKGVIAALMHMGNMEAIIKAAEGYNVVTVAKEQRNPYLNKFINESRKNDLNLTVFPKSKSTSKELIKRLNNKEIFALFSDHRDKGALVNFFGMEAKAPTGAISLALKFDIPLIWGYNYFNSDNSCTSVVEKFEMVKTGNFKEDVLNNTQRLIKNMEEVIRKHPEQWMWFHDRWSLYSKLYKGKRK, via the coding sequence ATGAAAAATTTTTCTTATAAAATACAATTTATTATTATTATATTTTTTTACAAGTTATTACTTTTATTTCCAGAAAAGATGAGATTTAAGTTTGGAGATCTTTTAGGAATACTTATGTACAAACTTATAAAAAAAAGAAGATTAATTGCTCTTGCAAACCTTAAAATGGCTTTTCCTGAAAAAGACACTCAAGAAATTGAGCATATAGCAATAGAGTCTTTCAAAATTATGATAAAAGCTTTTTTGTGTACTCTTTGGTTTAATACCTATTTAAAAGATCCAAAAAAAGTTTTTGTTATAAATAGAGAAGTTGTAGATGAAGCTTATAATCAAAATAAAGGGGTAATAGCTGCACTTATGCATATGGGAAATATGGAAGCTATTATTAAAGCTGCTGAAGGTTACAATGTAGTTACTGTAGCTAAAGAGCAAAGAAATCCATACTTAAACAAATTTATCAATGAGAGTAGAAAAAATGATTTAAATTTAACTGTATTTCCTAAAAGTAAATCTACAAGCAAAGAACTAATTAAGCGTCTAAATAATAAAGAAATTTTTGCTCTCTTTAGTGATCATAGAGATAAGGGAGCATTAGTCAATTTCTTTGGAATGGAAGCAAAAGCTCCAACTGGTGCTATATCACTTGCACTAAAATTTGATATTCCTCTAATCTGGGGATATAACTATTTTAATTCTGATAACAGTTGTACTTCTGTTGTTGAAAAATTTGAAATGGTTAAGACAGGCAATTTTAAAGAGGATGTATTAAATAATACTCAAAGATTGATTAAGAATATGGAAGAAGTTATCAGAAAACATCCAGAACAGTGGATGTGGTTCCACGATAGATGGAGTTTATATAGTAAACTTTATAAGGGAAAGAGAAAATAA
- a CDS encoding 5'-methylthioadenosine/adenosylhomocysteine nucleosidase, translated as MVIGIIGAMNEEIIELKAIMTEIVEEKLGGLLFFKGKLKDKNVVLVEGGIGKVNGAICATLMKNHFNVDRLLFTGVAGGVNPDINIGDIVIGTDLVEHDFDCSAFGYELGKIPRMDEYQFKADENLRKIAMEVAIEAFGKERVWEGRIVSGDQFVASPEKIKWLRETFNGYCTEMEGAAVAHVCHIFELPFLVIRAISDKADDDAKMDYPEFVKLAAKNSKTIIEGILERI; from the coding sequence ATGGTAATAGGAATAATAGGAGCAATGAATGAAGAGATTATAGAATTAAAAGCTATAATGACAGAGATAGTAGAAGAAAAATTAGGAGGATTACTTTTTTTTAAAGGAAAATTAAAAGATAAAAATGTAGTACTTGTAGAGGGGGGAATAGGAAAAGTAAACGGAGCTATATGTGCTACACTTATGAAAAATCATTTTAATGTAGATAGACTTTTGTTTACTGGAGTAGCAGGAGGAGTAAATCCAGATATCAATATAGGAGATATAGTTATAGGAACAGACTTGGTAGAACATGATTTTGATTGCAGTGCTTTTGGATATGAGTTAGGGAAAATACCAAGAATGGATGAGTATCAGTTTAAAGCTGATGAAAATTTGAGAAAGATAGCTATGGAAGTAGCTATTGAAGCTTTTGGAAAAGAGAGAGTTTGGGAGGGAAGAATAGTAAGTGGAGATCAGTTTGTAGCTTCTCCAGAAAAAATAAAATGGTTGAGAGAAACATTCAATGGATATTGTACAGAGATGGAAGGAGCAGCAGTAGCTCATGTATGTCATATATTTGAATTACCATTCTTAGTAATAAGAGCTATTTCAGATAAGGCAGATGATGATGCTAAAATGGATTATCCAGAATTTGTAAAATTAGCAGCTAAAAATTCTAAAACAATAATAGAGGGAATTTTAGAAAGAATATAG
- a CDS encoding bifunctional folylpolyglutamate synthase/dihydrofolate synthase: MEIEKLLDELYSYSMHGIKLGLENIKTLCRELGEPQKNYKVIHIAGTNGKGSTSTTIETILLEAGYKVGKYTSPHILKFNERIRANGQDISDEEIVKYYQIVKEVIAKTGIRPTFFEVTTAMMFKYFSDLGLDYVVLETGMGGRFDATNVCEAELCVITNVSLDHTEYLGDTIYKIAKEKAGIIKNTSRVVVADSNPEFLKAISEEKAEIINVLEKYKNTTMELDFEKFITKIDLGAEKYNFSLFGNYQFKNFLTAYEVAIQLGIDKEIIKRASKKVVWQCRFERYCQNPLVVLDGAHNEDGMRELCKIIEQGYKSEEVVIITSILKDKDVKHMLGLMRKIADNIIFTSLEENPRGTNGEKIFEQLEDKKGCIVENNMKKAYELAKSYNKKIIVVCGSFYTLSKFKEEIDG; this comes from the coding sequence ATGGAGATAGAGAAATTATTAGATGAGTTATACTCTTACTCTATGCATGGGATAAAATTAGGGCTTGAAAATATAAAAACTCTTTGTAGAGAGCTAGGAGAGCCACAAAAAAATTATAAAGTAATTCATATAGCTGGAACAAATGGAAAAGGTTCAACCTCTACTACAATAGAAACAATATTATTAGAAGCAGGTTATAAGGTAGGAAAATATACTTCTCCACATATTTTAAAATTTAATGAGAGAATAAGAGCTAATGGACAGGATATAAGTGATGAGGAGATAGTAAAATATTATCAAATAGTTAAGGAAGTTATAGCTAAAACAGGAATAAGACCTACATTTTTTGAGGTAACAACAGCTATGATGTTTAAATATTTTTCAGACTTAGGATTGGATTATGTAGTATTGGAAACTGGTATGGGTGGAAGATTTGATGCTACTAACGTATGTGAAGCTGAGCTTTGTGTAATTACTAATGTTAGTTTAGACCATACAGAGTATTTAGGAGATACTATTTATAAAATAGCTAAGGAAAAAGCTGGAATTATAAAAAATACTTCAAGAGTAGTAGTAGCAGATAGTAACCCAGAATTTTTAAAAGCTATCTCTGAAGAAAAAGCTGAGATTATAAATGTTTTAGAAAAATATAAAAATACAACTATGGAGTTGGATTTTGAAAAATTTATAACTAAGATAGATTTAGGAGCTGAAAAATATAATTTTTCCCTTTTTGGAAACTATCAGTTTAAAAATTTCTTAACAGCTTATGAAGTAGCTATTCAATTGGGTATAGATAAGGAGATAATAAAAAGAGCTAGTAAGAAGGTTGTATGGCAATGTAGATTTGAAAGATATTGTCAAAATCCATTAGTAGTATTAGATGGAGCTCATAATGAAGATGGAATGAGAGAGCTTTGCAAAATTATAGAACAAGGGTACAAAAGTGAAGAGGTAGTAATCATTACATCTATACTAAAGGATAAAGATGTAAAACATATGTTAGGTTTAATGAGAAAAATAGCAGATAATATTATTTTTACTTCTCTTGAAGAAAATCCAAGAGGAACTAATGGAGAAAAGATCTTTGAACAATTAGAGGATAAAAAAGGTTGTATAGTAGAAAACAATATGAAGAAAGCTTATGAATTAGCTAAAAGTTATAATAAAAAAATTATAGTAGTCTGTGGGTCTTTTTATACTTTAAGTAAATTTAAAGAGGAGATAGATGGCTAA
- a CDS encoding thiamine pyrophosphate-dependent enzyme — MAYNFKKEMEKPERLTGGHRMCAGCGAPVAVRGVLRALKPEDHAVICSATSCLEVSTFLYPYTAWKDSFIHSAFENAGATISGAQTAYRVLKKKGKIDETYKFIAFGGDGGTYDIGFQSLSGAMERGHDMVYVCYDNEAYMNTGIQRSSATPVGADTTTTPIGKESAGKPQGRKDLTDVIAAHNVPYVAQTTFIGNFKDLHEKAEKAIYTEGAAFLNVLAPCPRGWRYESEDLMEICKLAVETCYWPLFEVINGEWKLNYRPKKKLPIEEFLKKQGRFKHLFKPENRHIIDRIQANVDLRWERLLKRCGEELDK; from the coding sequence ATGGCATATAATTTCAAAAAAGAGATGGAAAAACCAGAAAGATTAACTGGTGGACATAGAATGTGTGCTGGATGTGGAGCACCAGTAGCAGTAAGAGGAGTATTAAGAGCATTAAAACCAGAAGACCACGCTGTAATATGTAGTGCAACAAGCTGCTTGGAAGTATCAACTTTCCTATATCCATATACAGCATGGAAGGATTCATTTATTCACTCAGCATTTGAAAATGCTGGAGCAACAATAAGTGGAGCACAAACAGCTTATAGAGTATTAAAGAAAAAAGGTAAAATAGATGAGACATATAAATTTATAGCTTTTGGAGGAGATGGAGGAACTTATGATATAGGATTCCAATCATTATCAGGAGCTATGGAGAGAGGACATGACATGGTTTATGTATGTTATGATAATGAAGCATACATGAATACAGGTATTCAAAGATCATCAGCAACACCAGTAGGAGCAGATACAACAACAACTCCAATAGGAAAAGAAAGTGCAGGAAAACCACAAGGAAGAAAAGATTTAACTGATGTAATAGCAGCTCATAATGTACCATATGTTGCACAAACAACATTTATAGGAAACTTTAAAGACTTACATGAGAAAGCAGAAAAAGCTATCTATACAGAGGGAGCAGCATTCTTAAACGTATTAGCACCATGTCCAAGAGGATGGAGATACGAAAGTGAAGATTTAATGGAAATATGTAAATTAGCAGTAGAAACTTGTTACTGGCCATTATTTGAAGTAATAAATGGAGAATGGAAGTTAAATTACAGACCTAAGAAAAAATTACCAATAGAAGAGTTCTTGAAAAAACAAGGAAGATTTAAACATTTATTCAAACCAGAAAATAGACACATCATAGATAGAATCCAAGCAAATGTAGATTTAAGATGGGAAAGACTACTAAAGAGATGTGGAGAAGAGCTAGATAAATAG
- the porA gene encoding 2-ketoisovalerate ferredoxin oxidoreductase subunit alpha translates to MSIRERMSGNEAIAIAMKQINPDVVPAFPITPSTEIPQYFSKFVADGSVDTEFIPVESEHSAMSAAMGSQAAGARTMTATSSCGLALMWEMLYVVASARLPVTLACVNRALTGPININADHSDSMGARDAGWIQLYSETNQEAYDNMLQANRIGEHPDVQLPVMVCQDGFITSHAVENIELVEDDKAKAFVGEYKPEDYLLNAERPIAVGPYDIVSYYMEHKVQQANAMKNAKKVILEVAAEFEKMTGRKYGLFEEYKLDDAEVAIVVINSTAGTAKTAIDEMRKEGKKVGLLKIRVFRPFPMEEIAEALKHVKMVAVMDKSEGFSAAGGPVFAEVRSALYDCNPRPKMVNYVYGLGGRDVTVAHIREIFETLLREKDGEVKDTYRHFGVRG, encoded by the coding sequence ATGAGTATAAGAGAAAGAATGTCAGGAAACGAAGCTATTGCAATAGCTATGAAGCAAATAAATCCAGATGTAGTACCAGCATTCCCAATAACTCCATCTACAGAGATACCACAATATTTCTCTAAATTTGTAGCAGATGGAAGTGTTGATACAGAATTTATTCCAGTAGAATCAGAACATAGTGCTATGTCAGCAGCTATGGGTTCTCAAGCAGCAGGAGCAAGAACAATGACTGCGACTTCATCTTGTGGACTTGCACTTATGTGGGAGATGCTATATGTAGTGGCATCAGCAAGATTACCAGTTACATTAGCATGTGTAAACAGAGCATTAACTGGACCTATTAATATTAATGCTGACCACAGTGACTCTATGGGAGCAAGAGATGCTGGATGGATTCAATTATATAGTGAAACTAACCAAGAAGCTTATGACAATATGTTACAAGCTAATAGAATTGGAGAACACCCAGATGTACAACTTCCAGTAATGGTATGTCAAGATGGATTTATTACAAGCCATGCTGTTGAAAATATAGAATTAGTAGAAGATGATAAAGCAAAAGCATTTGTAGGAGAATATAAACCAGAAGACTATCTATTAAATGCAGAAAGACCAATAGCAGTAGGACCATATGATATAGTATCTTACTATATGGAACATAAAGTGCAACAAGCTAATGCTATGAAAAATGCTAAGAAAGTAATCTTAGAAGTAGCGGCAGAGTTTGAAAAAATGACAGGAAGAAAATATGGATTATTTGAAGAGTATAAACTAGATGATGCTGAAGTAGCAATCGTAGTAATTAACTCAACAGCAGGAACAGCAAAAACTGCAATAGATGAAATGAGAAAAGAAGGTAAAAAAGTAGGATTATTAAAAATAAGAGTATTTAGACCATTCCCAATGGAAGAAATCGCAGAAGCTCTAAAACATGTAAAAATGGTAGCAGTAATGGATAAATCTGAAGGATTCTCAGCAGCTGGAGGACCAGTATTCGCAGAGGTAAGATCAGCATTATATGACTGCAACCCAAGACCTAAAATGGTAAACTATGTATATGGACTTGGAGGAAGAGACGTAACAGTGGCTCATATCAGAGAAATATTTGAAACTCTATTAAGAGAAAAAGATGGAGAAGTAAAAGATACATATAGACATTTTGGTGTAAGAGGGTAG